Proteins found in one Plasmodium relictum strain SGS1 genome assembly, chromosome: 13 genomic segment:
- the TRAPPC5 gene encoding trafficking protein particle complex subunit 5, putative has protein sequence MDKNRNSVEKELNKGKRDISLSAFSFLFSEMVQYCLYKSKRGYRMEDCLHEMGLRVGYKLNEYLTYKNKMKRSINIVSMLTFISKYVWKYLFQHSSDLLKSQDSIYEYMICDKNILLNKFINIPKDYGNINCASYAAGIVEGLLCSSEFQAEVTAHTIYESDQNYNTTIFIKFYPEVVEREKNN, from the coding sequence atggatAAAAATAGGAATTCAGTTGAAAAAGAGTTAAACAAAGGAAAAAGGGATATTAGCTTGAGTGCTTTTAGTTTTCTATTTAGTGAAATGGTTCAATATTGTTTgtataaaagtaaaagagGATATCGAATGGAAGATTGCTTACATGAAATGGGATTACGGGTAGGTTATAAACTTAATGAATATTTAacttacaaaaataaaatgaaaagaagTATAAATATAGTTAGCATGCTAACATTTATTTCTAAATATGTATGGAAGTATTTATTTCAGCATTCTTCTGATTTACTTAAATCACAAGATagtatatatgaatatatgaTATGtgacaaaaatattttattaaacaaatttataaatataccTAAAGATTATGGAAATATTAACTGTGCTTCTTATGCAGCAGGAATAGTTGAAGGCTTACTATGTAGTTCAGAATTTCAAGCAGAAGTTACTGCTCATACAATTTATGAAAGTGATCAAAATTACAACAcaactatttttattaagttTTATCCAGAAGTTGTTGAGAGagaaaagaataattaa
- the SNF2L, putative gene encoding chromatin remodeling protein, putative — translation MVVIDKILKRLFDLKSRLLVFIQMTRMIDILENYCRMKKYEYCRINYNTNNEVVDAQIQEFNNNKNIYILLLSTKYGGLKINLHIADIVILFDFDWNFQVDLQSMSRAHIIENGNKIELGIKKELNEYLLFESKDKYIDTSINKGK, via the exons ATGGTAGTAattgataaaattttaaaaagattatttgatttaaaatCAAGATTGCTAGTATTTATCCAAATGACAAGAATGATAgatatattagaaaattattgtagaatgaaaaaatatgaatattgcAGAATTAActataatacaaataatgaAGTTGTAGATGCACAAATACaagaatttaataataataaaaatatatatatcttattGCTGTCAACTAAATATGGTGgattaaaaataaacttGCACATTGCTGatattgttattttatttgattttgaTTGGAATTTTCAAGTGGATTTACAATCTATGAGTAGGGCTCATATAATAg AAAATGgtaataaaatagaattagGTATTAAGAAAGAATTAAACGAATATTTGTTATTTGAAAGTAAAGATAAGTATATTGATACAAGTATTAATAAAGGCAAATAA